From Pseudomonas poae, the proteins below share one genomic window:
- a CDS encoding S-(hydroxymethyl)glutathione dehydrogenase/class III alcohol dehydrogenase: MIKSRAAVAFEAKKPLEIVEVDVAMPKAGEVLLRVVASGVCHTDAYTLSGADPEGIFPSILGHEGGAVVEAIGEGVTSVAVGDHVIPLYTPECGKCKFCLSGKTNLCQAIRSTQGKGLMPDGTTRFSYKGQPIFHYMGTSTFSEYTVLPEISVAKIPKEAPLEKVCLLGCGVTTGIGAVINTAKVKPGDTVAIFGLGGIGLSAIIGAVKAKAGRIIAIDINPAKFEIAKQLGATDCINPKDYDRPIQDVIVDLTDGGVDFSFECIGNVQLMRAALECCHKGWGESVIIGVAGAGQEIATRPFQLVTGRVWRGSAFGGVRGRSELPSYVEMAQTGEIPLDTFITHTMGLEDINKAFDLMHEGKSIRTVIHF, encoded by the coding sequence ATGATCAAGTCTCGCGCTGCCGTAGCCTTCGAAGCCAAGAAGCCCCTTGAAATCGTCGAAGTGGATGTGGCCATGCCCAAGGCTGGCGAGGTGCTGCTGCGCGTGGTCGCGTCCGGCGTATGCCATACCGATGCCTACACCCTGTCGGGCGCCGACCCGGAAGGGATCTTCCCGTCGATCCTCGGCCATGAAGGCGGTGCGGTGGTTGAAGCCATCGGCGAAGGCGTAACGTCGGTAGCGGTCGGCGATCATGTGATCCCGCTGTACACCCCGGAATGCGGCAAGTGCAAGTTCTGCCTGTCGGGCAAGACCAACCTGTGCCAGGCCATCCGCTCCACCCAGGGCAAAGGCCTGATGCCCGACGGCACCACGCGTTTTTCCTACAAGGGCCAGCCGATTTTCCACTACATGGGTACTTCGACCTTCTCCGAGTACACCGTACTGCCGGAAATCTCGGTCGCCAAGATTCCTAAGGAAGCACCGCTGGAAAAAGTCTGCCTGCTCGGTTGTGGCGTCACCACTGGCATCGGTGCGGTGATCAATACCGCCAAGGTCAAGCCGGGCGACACCGTGGCCATCTTCGGCCTCGGCGGTATCGGCCTGTCGGCCATCATCGGTGCGGTCAAGGCCAAGGCCGGCCGCATCATCGCCATCGACATCAACCCGGCCAAGTTCGAAATCGCCAAGCAACTCGGCGCCACCGACTGCATCAACCCGAAAGACTACGATCGCCCGATCCAGGACGTGATCGTCGACTTGACCGACGGCGGCGTGGACTTTTCCTTCGAGTGCATCGGCAATGTGCAGCTGATGCGCGCCGCCCTTGAGTGCTGCCACAAAGGCTGGGGCGAGTCGGTGATCATCGGCGTGGCCGGTGCCGGCCAGGAAATCGCCACCCGTCCATTCCAGCTGGTGACCGGTCGCGTCTGGCGCGGTTCGGCATTCGGTGGCGTGCGCGGCCGCAGCGAACTGCCAAGCTACGTGGAAATGGCCCAGACCGGCGAAATCCCGCTGGACACCTTCATCACCCATACCATGGGCCTGGAAGACATCAACAAAGCGTTTGACCTGATGCATGAAGGCAAGAGCATTCGTACCGTCATTCATTTTTGA
- a CDS encoding LysR substrate-binding domain-containing protein, with product MQENRWEGIDEFVAVAECCQFTAAAERLGVSSSHISRQVARLEERLQTRLLYRSTRRVTLTEAGQTFLQHCQRLQDGREEALRAVGDLASEPKGMLRMTCAVAYGERFIVPLVTRFMGLYPQLRVDVELSNRQLDLVHEGLDLAIRLGRLSDSRMVATRLAPRRMYLCASPSYLARYGRPHSLSELSRHNCLIGSSDIWQLEQDGREFSQRVQGNWRCNSGQAVLDAALQGVGLCQLPDYYVLEHLKSGTLVSLLEGHQPPNTAVWALYPQQRHLSPKVRKLVEFLKEGLAQHVVYTTI from the coding sequence ATGCAGGAGAACCGCTGGGAAGGCATCGACGAGTTTGTCGCCGTGGCCGAATGCTGCCAATTCACCGCAGCGGCGGAGCGTTTAGGCGTTTCCTCGTCGCATATCAGCCGCCAGGTGGCGCGGCTCGAAGAGCGTTTGCAGACGCGGTTGCTGTATCGCAGCACCCGGCGCGTCACGCTGACCGAGGCCGGGCAGACCTTTTTACAACACTGCCAGCGCCTGCAGGACGGCCGCGAAGAAGCCCTGCGCGCCGTGGGCGACCTGGCCAGCGAGCCCAAGGGCATGTTGCGCATGACCTGCGCGGTGGCGTATGGCGAACGATTTATCGTGCCGCTGGTGACCCGCTTCATGGGGTTGTACCCACAATTGCGGGTGGATGTGGAACTGAGCAACCGCCAGCTGGACCTGGTGCATGAGGGCCTGGACCTGGCCATTCGTCTGGGGCGCCTCTCGGACTCGCGCATGGTTGCTACTCGCCTGGCGCCACGGCGCATGTACCTGTGCGCGTCGCCCTCCTACCTTGCACGGTATGGCCGCCCACACAGCTTGTCGGAGCTGAGCCGGCACAACTGCCTGATTGGCAGCTCGGATATCTGGCAACTGGAACAGGACGGGCGGGAATTTTCCCAGCGAGTACAGGGAAACTGGCGCTGCAACAGTGGGCAGGCCGTGCTGGATGCGGCACTTCAGGGCGTCGGCCTGTGCCAGCTACCCGACTACTACGTGCTGGAGCACTTGAAAAGCGGCACCCTGGTGTCGTTGCTGGAAGGTCACCAGCCGCCGAACACCGCCGTGTGGGCGCTCTACCCGCAACAGCGCCATCTCTCGCCAAAAGTGCGCAAGCTGGTGGAGTTCCTCAAAGAGGGGCTGGCGCAGCACGTCGTCTACACCACCATATAG